In Pseudomonas fluorescens NCIMB 11764, a single window of DNA contains:
- a CDS encoding MOSC domain-containing protein produces the protein MSPLQELIAEVPQTGRVRWIGVRPQPHVPMIELEAVEARLEAGLTGDRARPGVRNARQVTLIQWEHLPVISSLMGRPDDNPVLPGDLRRNLVVSGINLFSLKGRRFKIGQAIFETTGWCQPCARLQNNLGPGTFQAVRGHGGITARVLQSGIIRLDDTVSVEPIPASGYAPFNVG, from the coding sequence GTGAGTCCACTGCAGGAGCTGATCGCTGAAGTCCCGCAAACCGGCCGTGTACGCTGGATCGGCGTGCGCCCGCAACCGCATGTGCCGATGATCGAGCTGGAGGCCGTGGAAGCGCGTCTCGAGGCCGGCCTGACCGGCGATCGGGCCCGTCCCGGCGTACGCAATGCGCGACAGGTGACACTGATTCAATGGGAGCATCTGCCAGTGATCAGTTCGCTGATGGGCCGACCGGACGACAATCCGGTCCTGCCTGGTGATTTGCGGCGCAACCTCGTTGTCAGCGGGATAAACCTGTTCAGCCTCAAGGGTCGCCGCTTCAAAATCGGCCAGGCGATTTTCGAAACCACCGGTTGGTGCCAGCCTTGCGCACGCCTGCAAAACAACCTCGGCCCCGGCACTTTCCAGGCCGTTCGCGGACATGGCGGAATCACCGCCCGAGTGTTACAAAGTGGAATCATTCGGCTGGACGATACAGTCAGTGTCGAGCCGATTCCCGCCAGCGGCTATGCTCCGTTCAATGTGGGGTAA
- a CDS encoding DUF1780 domain-containing protein: MDDSDYLRLLTIAAEQANAFLSNARKWERERWVCQRLLQGLNIPYRVDEFAPAGEPPDVLFRDANFEVFFVLDEGRRLNDEWRDELQRRRSAFSLSSLVRREAKPRRIPANEFLLRLAPTLRKKAHNYKERGMDLGELDIIAFASLKREVLDLNSHFPPPTEYLRQGWRSLSLVGPTFARVLFAHPDAPDFLRSNLGRSIVFDVGISL, translated from the coding sequence ATGGATGACTCAGATTATCTACGCCTGCTGACCATTGCGGCCGAGCAAGCCAACGCGTTCCTTTCCAATGCCCGCAAATGGGAGCGTGAGCGTTGGGTGTGCCAGCGCCTGCTGCAAGGCCTGAACATTCCTTACCGCGTCGACGAATTCGCTCCCGCCGGCGAACCGCCGGACGTGCTGTTTCGCGATGCGAATTTCGAAGTGTTTTTCGTGCTCGACGAGGGCCGGCGTCTCAATGATGAGTGGCGCGATGAGCTGCAGCGGCGACGCAGTGCGTTTTCCTTGAGTTCGCTGGTGCGCCGAGAAGCCAAGCCCAGGCGCATTCCGGCCAATGAATTCCTGCTGAGACTCGCGCCGACCTTGCGCAAAAAAGCGCACAACTACAAGGAACGCGGCATGGACCTGGGCGAACTGGACATCATCGCCTTTGCCAGCCTCAAGCGCGAAGTGCTCGACCTCAACAGCCATTTCCCGCCACCCACCGAATACTTGCGTCAGGGCTGGCGCTCGTTGTCACTGGTCGGTCCGACATTCGCCCGGGTTTTGTTTGCGCATCCCGACGCACCGGATTTCCTGCGCAGCAACCTCGGTCGCAGCATCGTCTTCGATGTCGGGATCAGCCTGTGA
- the clpB gene encoding ATP-dependent chaperone ClpB, which translates to MRIDRLTSKLQLALSDAQSLAVGLDHPGIEPAHLMQAMLEQQGGSIKPLLMQVGFDVNSLRKELTKQLDQLPKIQNPTGDVNMSQDLARLLNQADRLAQQKGDQFISSELVLLAAMDENSKLGKLLLGQGVSKKALENAINNLRGGEAVNDANHEESRQALDKYTVDLTKRAEEGKLDPVIGRDDEIRRTIQVLQRRTKNNPVLIGEPGVGKTAIAEGLAQRIINGEVPDGLKGKRLLSLDMGALIAGAKYRGEFEERLKSLLNELSKQEGQIILFIDELHTMVGAGKGEGSMDAGNMLKPALARGELHCVGATTLNEYRQYIEKDAALERRFQKVLVDEPSEEDTIAILRGLKERYEVHHKVAITDGAIIAAAKLSHRYITDRQLPDKAIDLIDEAASRIRMEIDSKPEVLDRLERRLIQLKVESQALKKESDEAAIKRLEKLQEEIVRLEREYSDLEEIWNSEKAEVQGSAQIQQKIEQSRQELEAARRKGDLNRMAELQYGVIPDLERSLQMVDQHGKSENQLLRSKVTEEEIAEVVSKWTGIPVSKMLEGERDKLMKMESLLHQRVIGQDEAVIAVSNAVRRSRAGLSDPNRPSGSFMFLGPTGVGKTELCKALAEFLFDTEEAMVRIDMSEFMEKHSVARLIGAPPGYVGYEEGGYLTEAVRRKPYSVILLDEVEKAHPDVFNILLQVLEDGRLTDSHGRTVDFKNTVIVMTSNLGSVQIQELVGDREAQRAAVMDAISTHFRPEFINRVDEVVIFEPLARDQIAGITEIQLSRLRSRLTERELKLELSPEAMDKLIAVGYDPVYGARPLKRAIQRWIENPLAQLILSGRFMPGDTAKGVVENDEIVFA; encoded by the coding sequence ATGCGTATCGATCGTTTAACCAGCAAATTACAGTTAGCTCTATCCGACGCCCAATCGCTGGCCGTCGGTCTTGACCATCCCGGCATTGAACCGGCGCACTTGATGCAAGCCATGCTTGAGCAGCAGGGCGGCTCGATCAAGCCCCTGCTGATGCAGGTCGGTTTCGACGTCAACAGCCTGCGCAAAGAGCTGACCAAACAGCTCGATCAGCTGCCAAAAATCCAGAACCCCACCGGCGACGTCAACATGTCGCAGGATCTGGCGCGCCTGCTCAACCAGGCCGATCGCCTGGCCCAGCAGAAGGGCGATCAATTTATTTCCAGTGAGTTGGTGTTGCTCGCCGCCATGGACGAGAACAGCAAGCTCGGCAAATTGTTGCTCGGCCAGGGTGTGAGCAAGAAAGCCCTGGAGAACGCGATCAACAACCTGCGCGGCGGTGAGGCGGTCAACGACGCCAACCACGAGGAGTCGCGTCAGGCGCTGGATAAATACACCGTCGACCTGACCAAGCGCGCCGAAGAAGGCAAGCTCGATCCGGTGATCGGCCGTGACGACGAAATTCGCCGGACCATTCAGGTGCTGCAACGCCGCACCAAAAACAACCCGGTATTGATCGGTGAACCTGGCGTGGGTAAAACCGCCATCGCCGAAGGCCTGGCCCAGCGGATCATCAACGGCGAAGTGCCGGACGGCCTGAAAGGCAAGCGCCTGCTTTCCCTCGATATGGGCGCACTGATTGCCGGTGCCAAGTACCGTGGCGAGTTCGAAGAACGCCTGAAATCCCTGCTCAACGAACTGTCGAAGCAGGAAGGGCAGATCATTCTGTTCATCGACGAACTGCACACCATGGTCGGCGCCGGTAAAGGCGAAGGCTCAATGGATGCGGGCAACATGCTCAAGCCTGCATTGGCCCGTGGTGAATTGCACTGCGTCGGCGCAACCACGCTCAATGAATACCGCCAATATATAGAGAAGGACGCGGCCCTCGAGCGGCGCTTCCAGAAAGTGTTGGTGGATGAGCCGAGCGAAGAAGACACCATCGCCATTCTGCGTGGCCTCAAAGAACGCTATGAAGTTCACCATAAAGTGGCGATTACCGACGGCGCGATCATCGCCGCGGCCAAGCTCAGTCATCGCTACATTACCGACCGTCAGTTGCCGGACAAGGCGATCGACCTGATCGACGAAGCCGCCAGCCGCATTCGCATGGAGATCGACTCCAAGCCGGAGGTGCTGGACCGTCTGGAGCGTCGTCTGATTCAGTTGAAGGTGGAGTCCCAGGCGCTGAAGAAAGAGAGCGACGAAGCGGCGATCAAGCGTCTGGAAAAACTCCAGGAAGAAATCGTTCGTCTCGAGCGTGAGTATTCGGACCTCGAAGAAATCTGGAACTCGGAAAAAGCCGAGGTTCAGGGTTCTGCGCAGATCCAGCAGAAAATCGAACAGTCCCGTCAGGAACTGGAAGCTGCGCGCCGTAAAGGCGACCTGAACCGCATGGCCGAGCTGCAATACGGGGTGATCCCGGACCTGGAGCGCAGCCTGCAAATGGTCGACCAGCATGGCAAAAGCGAAAACCAGTTGCTGCGCAGCAAGGTGACCGAGGAAGAAATCGCCGAAGTCGTGTCGAAGTGGACCGGCATCCCCGTGTCGAAAATGCTCGAAGGCGAGCGCGACAAGCTGATGAAGATGGAAAGCCTGTTGCACCAGCGTGTGATCGGCCAGGACGAAGCGGTGATCGCAGTATCCAACGCGGTGCGGCGTTCGCGGGCCGGGTTGTCCGACCCGAATCGTCCAAGCGGTTCGTTCATGTTCCTCGGCCCGACCGGTGTCGGTAAAACCGAGCTGTGCAAGGCGTTGGCCGAGTTCCTCTTTGATACCGAAGAGGCGATGGTGCGGATCGACATGTCCGAGTTCATGGAGAAACATTCCGTGGCTCGACTGATTGGTGCGCCACCAGGCTACGTGGGCTATGAAGAGGGCGGTTACCTGACCGAGGCGGTGCGTCGCAAGCCTTATTCGGTGATCCTGCTGGATGAGGTCGAGAAGGCCCACCCGGACGTCTTCAATATCCTGCTGCAAGTGCTGGAAGATGGCCGCCTGACGGACAGCCATGGCCGCACGGTGGATTTCAAGAACACCGTGATTGTCATGACCTCCAACCTGGGCTCGGTACAGATCCAGGAACTGGTCGGTGATCGTGAGGCGCAGCGCGCAGCGGTGATGGATGCGATTTCCACGCACTTCCGGCCGGAGTTCATCAACCGGGTCGACGAAGTGGTGATCTTCGAGCCACTGGCACGGGATCAGATCGCGGGCATTACCGAGATCCAGTTGAGTCGTCTGCGCAGTCGCCTGACTGAGCGGGAACTGAAGCTGGAACTCAGCCCTGAGGCCATGGACAAGCTGATCGCGGTTGGCTACGACCCGGTGTATGGCGCACGGCCGCTCAAGCGAGCCATTCAGCGCTGGATCGAAAACCCGCTGGCGCAGCTCATTCTGTCGGGTCGTTTCATGCCCGGCGATACCGCCAAAGGCGTTGTGGAAAACGACGAGATCGTCTTCGCCTGA
- a CDS encoding NAD(P)/FAD-dependent oxidoreductase encodes MTHRIVIVGGGAGGLELATRLGKTLGKRGTASVMLVDANLTHIWKPLLHEVAAGSLNSSEDELNYVAQAKWNHFEFQLGRMSGLDRAQKKIQLAATYDEAGLELVPAREVPYDSLVIAVGSTTNDFGTQGAAQHCLFLDTRKQAERFHQQLLNHYLRAHAGQTDVVQQISVAIVGAGATGVELAAELHNAAHELAAYGLDRIKPENMHITLIEAGPRVLPALPERIGGPVHKTLEKLGVNVMTNAAVSEVTADSLITADGKVINASLKVWAAGIRAPGFLKDIDGLETNRINQLQVLPTLQTTRDENIFAFGDCAACPQPGTDRNVPPRAQAAHQQASLLAKSLKLRIEGKPLPVYKYTDYGSLISLSRFSAVGNLMGNLTGSVMLEGWLARMFYVSLYRMHQMALYGAFRTAMLMLGSKIGRGTEPRLKLH; translated from the coding sequence ATGACTCATCGTATTGTCATCGTTGGCGGCGGCGCCGGCGGTCTGGAGTTGGCTACCCGTCTGGGTAAGACTCTGGGCAAGCGCGGCACGGCCAGTGTGATGCTGGTCGACGCGAACCTGACCCACATCTGGAAACCGCTGTTGCACGAAGTCGCGGCCGGTTCCCTTAACTCTTCCGAAGACGAACTCAACTATGTCGCCCAGGCAAAATGGAACCACTTCGAGTTCCAGCTGGGGCGCATGAGCGGGCTTGATCGCGCGCAGAAGAAAATCCAGCTGGCGGCCACTTACGATGAGGCCGGCCTGGAATTGGTGCCGGCGCGTGAAGTGCCTTACGACTCGCTGGTGATCGCCGTCGGCAGCACCACCAACGATTTCGGTACCCAGGGCGCGGCGCAGCATTGCCTGTTCCTCGACACCCGCAAACAGGCCGAGCGCTTCCACCAGCAACTGTTGAACCATTATTTGCGCGCCCACGCCGGGCAGACGGATGTGGTGCAGCAGATCAGCGTGGCAATCGTCGGCGCCGGCGCCACGGGCGTCGAGCTGGCGGCCGAACTGCACAACGCCGCACATGAACTGGCGGCCTACGGCCTGGACCGGATCAAACCGGAGAACATGCACATCACCCTGATCGAGGCCGGTCCACGGGTACTGCCAGCATTGCCGGAACGGATCGGCGGCCCTGTGCATAAAACCCTGGAGAAACTCGGGGTCAACGTCATGACCAATGCGGCCGTCAGTGAAGTGACCGCCGATAGCCTGATCACCGCCGACGGCAAAGTGATCAACGCCAGCCTCAAGGTCTGGGCCGCGGGCATTCGTGCGCCAGGTTTCCTCAAGGACATCGACGGTCTGGAAACCAATCGGATCAACCAGCTGCAAGTGCTGCCGACCCTGCAAACCACCCGCGACGAAAACATCTTCGCCTTCGGCGACTGCGCCGCCTGCCCGCAGCCGGGCACCGATCGCAACGTGCCGCCGCGTGCCCAGGCAGCGCATCAACAGGCGTCGCTGCTGGCCAAATCGCTGAAGCTGCGGATCGAAGGCAAGCCGTTGCCTGTGTACAAGTACACCGACTACGGCTCGTTGATTTCGCTGTCGCGTTTTTCGGCTGTGGGTAACTTGATGGGCAACCTGACGGGTAGCGTGATGCTTGAGGGCTGGCTGGCGCGGATGTTTTATGTGTCGCTGTACCGCATGCACCAGATGGCGCTGTATGGCGCATTCCGCACGGCAATGTTGATGCTGGGCAGCAAAATCGGGCGCGGGACTGAGCCGCGGCTGAAGCTGCACTGA
- a CDS encoding DUF3094 domain-containing protein has product MTSRLNPDDQKHVEEYLHLSQHRVERRPFRPWMLLVVVLAVTIGLGLLSRFISYLTL; this is encoded by the coding sequence ATGACCAGCCGCCTGAACCCCGACGACCAGAAACATGTCGAAGAGTACCTGCACCTGTCCCAGCACCGAGTCGAGCGCCGGCCTTTCCGGCCGTGGATGCTCCTGGTGGTGGTGTTGGCAGTGACCATTGGCCTGGGCTTGTTGAGCCGATTTATCAGTTACCTGACGCTATGA
- a CDS encoding methyl-accepting chemotaxis protein — translation MFLRQLNIAPRAALGFALIAVLVALLGVFALGQMASIRESEVAVEKQWLPSIRGGDEIRELMLRIRTISLRMALDQDPKNIPTYRGQMDTRDKELSEKIAVYDQLVNTAEGQALYDQFKTTFAAYRTGIAQSFTLAEQGRRDELTRLLLVDMKTVVDGSGKQLSDLADLFAKQVAAESQKSAAHYETSRTIVSLFIALAALATVGLAMLLTRSIVRPLNEALTAAESVAQGDLTRPIATHGNDEVTRLLKALATMQQNLRETLQAISGSATQLATAADELNAVTLDSTQGLQQQNNEIEQAATAVNEMTSAVEEVARNAVSTSDATRQSSESAQLGQERVSETASAISDLAKDVQHTGELVQSLANQSQDIGKVLDVIRAIAEQTNLLALNAAIEAARAGESGRGFAVVADEVRALAHRTQQSTQEIEQMVQGMRNGSNLALDSMNASASRATSTLVLAERAGDALQTITASVHEIHERNLVIASAAEEQAQVAREVDRNLVNIRDLSVRSASGADQTSASSHELSKLANALQGMVQRFRV, via the coding sequence ATGTTTCTTCGTCAGCTGAATATTGCCCCCCGTGCCGCGCTGGGTTTTGCCTTGATCGCTGTGTTGGTGGCGTTGCTCGGGGTGTTTGCCCTGGGGCAAATGGCGAGCATTCGCGAGAGCGAGGTGGCCGTGGAGAAGCAGTGGCTCCCCAGCATTCGCGGGGGTGACGAGATTCGCGAACTGATGTTGCGTATCCGCACCATTTCCTTGCGCATGGCGCTGGATCAGGACCCAAAGAACATTCCGACCTACCGCGGTCAGATGGACACTCGCGACAAGGAATTGAGCGAGAAGATCGCGGTCTATGACCAGTTGGTCAACACCGCCGAAGGCCAGGCCTTGTATGACCAGTTCAAAACCACCTTTGCCGCCTATCGCACCGGCATTGCCCAGTCGTTCACTCTCGCAGAGCAGGGGCGTCGTGACGAATTGACCAGGCTGCTGCTGGTTGACATGAAAACCGTGGTCGATGGCTCCGGCAAACAACTCAGTGATCTGGCGGACCTGTTCGCCAAACAGGTCGCCGCTGAGAGCCAGAAATCCGCAGCGCACTACGAAACGTCGCGGACCATCGTCAGCCTGTTCATCGCCCTCGCGGCGCTGGCCACTGTCGGCCTGGCCATGTTGCTGACCCGCAGCATCGTCCGCCCCCTGAACGAAGCCCTGACGGCTGCGGAGAGCGTGGCGCAGGGCGATCTGACCCGGCCGATAGCAACCCATGGCAACGACGAAGTGACTCGTTTGCTCAAGGCACTGGCGACCATGCAGCAGAACCTGCGAGAAACCTTGCAAGCCATCAGCGGTTCAGCGACTCAGCTGGCCACGGCGGCGGATGAATTGAATGCTGTCACTCTCGACAGCACCCAAGGCCTGCAACAGCAGAACAACGAAATTGAGCAGGCCGCCACGGCGGTCAACGAAATGACCTCGGCCGTGGAAGAAGTGGCGCGCAACGCCGTGTCGACTTCTGATGCTACCCGCCAATCCAGCGAGTCAGCGCAATTGGGGCAGGAGCGGGTCAGCGAAACCGCCAGCGCGATCAGCGACTTGGCCAAGGATGTGCAGCACACCGGTGAGTTGGTGCAGTCGCTGGCCAATCAGTCCCAGGACATTGGCAAAGTGCTGGATGTCATTCGGGCCATCGCCGAGCAAACCAATCTGTTGGCGCTCAACGCCGCCATTGAAGCGGCGCGCGCGGGTGAAAGTGGGCGCGGTTTTGCGGTGGTAGCCGATGAAGTGCGTGCATTGGCGCATCGTACGCAGCAATCGACTCAGGAAATCGAGCAAATGGTTCAGGGCATGCGCAACGGTTCCAACCTGGCGCTGGACTCCATGAATGCCAGTGCTTCCCGTGCCACGAGTACGCTGGTGTTGGCTGAACGGGCCGGTGACGCATTGCAGACCATCACGGCCTCGGTCCACGAGATTCACGAGCGCAATCTGGTGATCGCCAGTGCTGCGGAAGAACAGGCTCAAGTGGCTCGGGAAGTGGATCGCAATCTGGTGAATATCCGTGATCTGTCGGTGCGTTCCGCCTCCGGTGCGGATCAGACCAGTGCTTCCAGTCATGAGTTGTCGAAGTTGGCCAATGCTCTGCAGGGCATGGTGCAGCGCTTTCGGGTGTAA
- a CDS encoding IS110 family transposase yields the protein MTILDSQVVVGVDVAKDEIVIYRSDLEKTLNIANKRSTLKQWLKTLPAHSAIALEATNIYHLDTTEMAHEMGHDVYVIDGSRLNRYRDGIGMRAKTDTLDAELLARYLSRESDRLRIWNPPPKAYTQMKSLLRRRAQLVRACVALKQSWKNESLLKEHFNQLLAAIAQFEKMIQKTLKEIAEEGGIDDQVKRCQAIEGVGLLTATAAATAFMRGEFANSDEYVAFLGMDPRVRQSGQKDQKRRLSKRGDSEFRRLFHNSAMAASRSPTWKPYYERYLARGLKGTQALVILARKLARVMFALMKNQTEYKPNSMFGCSPQT from the coding sequence ATGACAATCCTGGATTCGCAGGTGGTCGTCGGTGTGGATGTGGCGAAGGACGAGATCGTTATCTATCGATCCGACCTGGAAAAGACCCTAAATATCGCGAACAAGCGATCAACCTTGAAGCAATGGCTCAAGACGCTGCCAGCGCACAGCGCTATCGCGCTAGAAGCGACCAATATCTATCACCTTGATACAACGGAAATGGCCCATGAAATGGGCCATGACGTTTACGTCATCGATGGCAGTCGCCTCAACAGATACCGCGATGGAATAGGCATGAGGGCGAAAACAGATACGTTGGATGCCGAACTGCTGGCCCGTTACTTGAGCCGCGAATCCGACAGATTGAGGATCTGGAATCCGCCACCGAAGGCTTACACACAAATGAAAAGCCTGCTTCGCCGTCGGGCTCAGTTGGTCCGGGCCTGTGTTGCACTCAAGCAGAGCTGGAAAAACGAATCCTTGCTGAAAGAGCACTTCAACCAGCTTCTGGCCGCCATTGCCCAGTTCGAAAAGATGATTCAGAAAACGCTCAAGGAAATTGCTGAGGAAGGTGGGATTGATGATCAGGTGAAGCGTTGCCAGGCCATCGAGGGCGTAGGGCTCCTGACGGCCACCGCAGCGGCCACTGCTTTTATGCGTGGGGAATTTGCCAACAGCGACGAGTACGTCGCTTTCCTCGGCATGGATCCGCGTGTGAGGCAGTCAGGACAAAAGGATCAAAAGCGTCGACTCTCTAAACGAGGGGACTCGGAGTTCCGGCGCTTGTTTCACAATAGCGCTATGGCTGCCAGCCGTTCGCCGACCTGGAAGCCGTACTACGAACGCTATCTGGCCAGAGGTCTAAAAGGCACTCAGGCCTTGGTTATCCTGGCACGCAAGCTGGCCAGAGTGATGTTTGCCCTGATGAAAAACCAAACCGAATACAAGCCAAATTCTATGTTTGGGTGTTCCCCCCAAACATAG